A window of the Fusobacterium sp. JB019 genome harbors these coding sequences:
- a CDS encoding PAS domain-containing protein, whose translation MKAELYPYLGLIDFLAHTLGPDYEIVLYDFSFEGSSIISIANGGISGRKVGAPLNKKSMEAISKGVYKSKNYISDYISLSKEGKMLRSNIYFIKSSNNELLGLLCINFDDSRYQLLVEDVLRLCHPNDFAREKNIYIDKPELKEINKNEFENFYSSMEDAVDEILKVSIDGLGMPVERLTLDEKMRIVETMSNQGVFILRGAVKYVAEKLKCSQASIYRYLKKVKDNTK comes from the coding sequence ATGAAAGCAGAACTTTATCCATATTTAGGGTTAATTGATTTTTTAGCCCATACTTTAGGACCAGATTATGAAATAGTTTTATATGATTTTTCTTTTGAGGGGAGTTCTATAATATCTATAGCTAATGGAGGTATCAGTGGTAGAAAAGTAGGAGCACCATTAAATAAAAAATCTATGGAAGCGATATCTAAAGGAGTTTATAAAAGTAAAAACTATATATCTGATTATATATCTTTATCGAAAGAAGGAAAGATGTTAAGGTCAAATATTTATTTTATAAAAAGTTCAAATAATGAATTATTAGGATTGTTATGTATAAATTTTGATGATAGTAGGTATCAACTTTTAGTTGAAGATGTTTTAAGGTTATGTCATCCAAATGATTTTGCTCGAGAAAAAAATATTTATATTGATAAGCCAGAATTAAAAGAAATTAATAAAAATGAATTTGAAAATTTTTATAGTTCTATGGAAGACGCTGTAGATGAAATATTGAAAGTAAGTATAGATGGTTTGGGTATGCCAGTAGAAAGATTAACCTTAGATGAAAAAATGAGGATAGTGGAGACAATGAGTAATCAAGGTGTTTTTATACTAAGGGGAGCAGTAAAATATGTTGCTGAAAAACTTAAATGTTCTCAAGCTAGTATTTATAGGTATTTAAAAAAAGTTAAAGATAATACTAAATAA
- a CDS encoding MetS family NSS transporter small subunit yields the protein MNKSALIMMIFGCVAVWGGLIVTLSIAIKKGDL from the coding sequence ATGAATAAATCAGCTTTAATTATGATGATATTTGGATGTGTAGCTGTTTGGGGTGGATTAATAGTGACTTTGTCAATCGCTATAAAAAAAGGAGATTTATAG
- a CDS encoding helix-turn-helix domain-containing protein — protein MLKHYKFMVEFLGNSLGKDVEINLYSFLKNEEGKLVAKTLNCNEKLGSSIPNMYLKIIKKYKNIKGNVINKIPGKDKNGKLCRISTYFIEDKLKEKIIGILNIKIDISEIISAANYLNETLKSITGGPERNLTQEYEEETFRITVEEYSEKMINKMFSEIKKPNDALTTSEKIRIVKRLDEKGVFNLKGNIGELAKRFNTSEKTIYRYLKSEN, from the coding sequence ATTTTAAAACATTATAAATTTATGGTAGAGTTTTTAGGGAATTCTTTAGGGAAAGATGTAGAAATAAATTTATATAGTTTTTTAAAAAATGAAGAAGGTAAATTGGTAGCGAAAACTTTAAATTGTAATGAAAAGTTGGGGAGTTCTATTCCAAATATGTATTTAAAGATTATAAAAAAATATAAAAATATTAAAGGGAATGTAATCAATAAAATTCCTGGGAAAGATAAAAATGGAAAATTATGTAGAATTTCAACTTATTTTATAGAAGATAAATTAAAAGAAAAAATAATAGGTATATTAAATATTAAAATAGATATTTCTGAAATTATTTCAGCTGCTAACTATTTAAATGAGACTTTAAAAAGTATTACAGGAGGACCTGAAAGAAATTTAACACAAGAATATGAAGAGGAAACTTTTAGAATAACAGTTGAAGAATATTCAGAGAAAATGATTAATAAAATGTTTAGTGAAATAAAGAAACCAAATGATGCGTTAACTACTTCAGAAAAAATTAGAATAGTTAAAAGATTAGATGAAAAAGGTGTTTTTAATTTAAAAGGAAATATTGGGGAATTAGCAAAAAGATTTAATACTTCGGAAAAAACTATATATAGATATTTAAAATCAGAAAATTAA
- a CDS encoding sodium-dependent transporter, whose product MAEKREVWGSRRGFIFAAVGAAIGLGNLWRFPFQAYRNGGGAFFLPYIVALFTCAIPLMILEYTYGRKVRGGSTKAFRLLGKKYEWIGWLQVMVPIIVMMFYSTIISISVIFMVWSLGHAFGIINWMSDPGKIMGMIVGGGSGPFDFAAGISKYLLGFVIVVWLGNWLIVKNGVSQGIEKASKIFTPLLMVMMVAFMINSVRLPGATLGLNELFTPDFNKILNPNIWVAAYAQVFFSTTLAVGVMIAYGSYLGEDWDIVNNSFITVFSNASFDIIAGITVFSTLGYLVHNMGVDFNSFGSGAGIAFIAFPIAVSTITTNTFLQGIIGFLFFFCLFIAGLSSSISMLESFSAAALDKFDIKREKLVGFISIVGFLGSACFATYAGFNFILDIVDAHVGQYIIATLGLVESILISYVYGIEKIRVDANKYSDFKVGKIFNFLLKYLTPAMLGITVVSNLIGGFKKLVDLKTTDKAAFMGQIVFGWGTILLMVIFATIFFRKQWKNSEEED is encoded by the coding sequence ATGGCAGAAAAAAGAGAAGTGTGGGGAAGTAGGAGAGGATTTATTTTTGCAGCAGTAGGAGCAGCTATTGGATTGGGTAATTTATGGAGATTTCCATTTCAAGCTTATAGGAATGGAGGAGGAGCTTTTTTCTTGCCTTATATAGTTGCTTTATTTACGTGTGCTATTCCGCTAATGATACTAGAGTATACTTATGGAAGAAAAGTAAGAGGGGGATCAACAAAAGCTTTTAGGTTGTTAGGCAAAAAATATGAGTGGATTGGATGGCTTCAGGTTATGGTTCCAATTATAGTAATGATGTTTTATAGTACTATAATATCAATTTCTGTTATATTTATGGTTTGGTCATTGGGACATGCTTTTGGGATAATAAATTGGATGTCTGATCCAGGAAAAATAATGGGAATGATAGTAGGTGGAGGTTCAGGACCTTTTGATTTTGCAGCAGGAATAAGTAAATATTTATTAGGTTTTGTGATTGTTGTTTGGTTAGGAAATTGGTTGATTGTTAAAAATGGGGTATCTCAAGGAATAGAAAAAGCTTCTAAGATATTTACTCCTTTATTAATGGTTATGATGGTAGCCTTTATGATTAATTCAGTGAGATTACCAGGGGCAACTTTGGGATTAAATGAACTATTTACTCCAGATTTTAATAAAATTTTAAATCCAAATATATGGGTAGCAGCTTATGCTCAAGTATTTTTTTCTACAACTTTAGCAGTGGGGGTTATGATAGCTTATGGATCTTATTTAGGTGAAGATTGGGATATAGTTAACAACTCTTTTATTACTGTATTTTCAAATGCTTCTTTTGATATAATTGCAGGAATTACTGTATTTTCAACTTTAGGATATTTAGTTCATAATATGGGTGTTGATTTTAATTCTTTTGGATCAGGAGCAGGTATAGCTTTTATTGCTTTTCCAATTGCTGTATCAACAATCACTACAAATACTTTTCTTCAAGGGATAATTGGATTTTTATTTTTCTTTTGTTTATTCATAGCGGGATTATCTTCAAGTATATCAATGCTTGAGTCTTTTTCTGCAGCAGCACTAGATAAATTTGATATAAAAAGAGAAAAATTGGTAGGGTTTATTTCTATAGTTGGATTTTTAGGAAGTGCTTGTTTTGCAACTTATGCAGGATTTAATTTTATATTAGATATAGTGGATGCTCATGTTGGTCAATATATTATAGCTACTTTAGGTCTAGTAGAGTCAATTTTAATAAGTTATGTTTATGGAATTGAAAAAATAAGAGTAGATGCTAATAAATATTCAGATTTTAAAGTTGGAAAAATATTTAATTTTTTATTAAAGTATTTAACTCCAGCTATGCTTGGGATAACAGTTGTAAGTAATCTAATCGGTGGATTTAAAAAATTAGTAGATTTAAAGACAACAGATAAAGCTGCATTTATGGGGCAGATAGTTTTCGGGTGGGGAACTATTTTATTAATGGTTATTTTTGCTACTATATTTTTTAGAAAACAATGGAAAAATTCAGAAGAGGAGGATTAA
- a CDS encoding tryptophanase — protein MAVKYIPEPFRIKMVETIKMLTREERIQKIKEANYNLFNLRGEDVYIDLLTDSGTNAMSDKQWAGIMRGDEAYAGASSYYKLLEAGKDIFQYGYIQPVHQGRAAEKVLFPTFLSEGKFAISNMFFDTTRAHVILSGARPIDCVIEAAKHPFKRCKFKGNMDIEKLEKLILEKGPENVGLVVMTITNNSAGGQPVSMENIRKTSEICKKYNITFNIDAARYAENAYFIKRDEEGYQDKSIKEIVRETFSYADMFTMSAKKDTIVNMGGLIGVKDANSPLILKIKAACISFEGFFTYGGLAGRDLEALAIGLYEGLDEDYLRYRNGQMEYLASRLDDAGIAYQAPIGGHGPFIDAKAMFPQIPYNEFPGQVLAIELYIEAGIRTCDIGSYMLGNDPDTGKQLHADFEFTRLAIPRRVYTQSHFDIMADAIIAVRDRASQIKRGYKITWEPPILRHFQASLAPVEE, from the coding sequence ATGGCAGTAAAATATATACCTGAACCATTTAGAATTAAGATGGTAGAAACTATTAAGATGTTAACTAGAGAAGAAAGAATTCAGAAGATTAAAGAAGCTAATTATAATCTATTTAATCTTAGAGGAGAAGATGTCTATATCGATTTGCTAACTGATTCAGGAACAAATGCAATGAGTGATAAACAATGGGCTGGAATTATGAGAGGTGACGAAGCATACGCTGGAGCTTCAAGTTATTATAAATTATTAGAAGCTGGAAAAGATATTTTCCAATATGGCTATATTCAACCTGTTCATCAAGGAAGAGCAGCTGAAAAAGTTTTATTCCCTACATTTTTATCTGAAGGGAAATTTGCAATTTCAAATATGTTTTTTGATACTACTCGTGCTCATGTTATTTTATCTGGAGCTCGTCCTATTGATTGTGTGATTGAAGCTGCAAAACATCCTTTTAAACGTTGTAAATTCAAAGGAAACATGGATATTGAAAAATTAGAAAAACTTATTTTAGAAAAAGGTCCTGAAAACGTGGGACTAGTTGTTATGACTATTACTAATAACTCTGCTGGTGGGCAACCTGTTTCCATGGAAAACATCAGAAAAACATCTGAAATTTGTAAAAAATATAATATAACATTTAATATTGATGCTGCTAGATATGCTGAAAATGCTTATTTTATAAAAAGAGATGAAGAAGGATATCAAGATAAATCAATCAAAGAAATAGTTAGAGAAACATTCTCTTATGCTGATATGTTTACTATGTCTGCTAAAAAAGATACTATTGTTAATATGGGTGGACTTATAGGAGTTAAGGATGCAAATAGCCCTTTAATCTTAAAAATAAAAGCTGCTTGTATTTCTTTTGAAGGATTCTTTACTTATGGAGGTTTAGCTGGAAGAGATTTAGAAGCTCTTGCAATTGGACTTTATGAAGGATTAGATGAAGATTATTTAAGATACAGAAATGGACAAATGGAATATTTAGCTTCTAGATTAGATGATGCTGGTATAGCTTATCAAGCTCCAATCGGTGGACATGGTCCATTTATAGATGCTAAAGCTATGTTCCCTCAAATTCCTTATAATGAATTTCCTGGACAGGTTCTTGCTATCGAACTTTATATTGAAGCTGGAATAAGAACATGTGACATTGGATCTTATATGTTAGGTAACGATCCTGATACAGGTAAACAACTTCATGCAGATTTTGAATTTACTCGTCTTGCTATACCTAGAAGAGTTTATACTCAATCTCATTTTGATATAATGGCAGATGCTATCATTGCTGTTAGAGATAGAGCTAGCCAAATTAAACGTGGATACAAAATTACTTGGGAACCACCTATTCTTCGTCATTTCCAAGCATCACTTGCTCCTGTTGAAGAATAA